In the Burkholderia glumae LMG 2196 = ATCC 33617 genome, one interval contains:
- a CDS encoding CaiB/BaiF CoA transferase family protein, translating into MNVAMPLAGVEVLELEGLGPAPLAGWMLAALGARVTLVARPGGRAGGPPGLQARDGDLLREGKTVVECDLKAAGAREAMLDRIARADVLIEGYRPGVMERLGLGPHACAARRPSLVYARMTGWGQHGPLAGRAGHDLNYVALTGLLALAVKPGQMPVIPPTVVGDAGGALGLAFGIVSALLAARASGRGRVVDGAIVDVVAMLGALALWAREHGQLGGPDGASLFHDAPFYAVYRCADGAWISVAALEPAFYRRFVAGFGLDGIDPEAQYARETWPALKTRFAAHFASAPAAFWCERFADADACVAPVLDFEAAARHPHNRARGVHALTPDGALRVKVAPRFTWLDDEPAACGE; encoded by the coding sequence ATGAACGTGGCGATGCCGCTGGCGGGCGTCGAAGTGCTCGAACTCGAAGGGCTCGGCCCCGCGCCGCTGGCCGGCTGGATGCTGGCGGCGCTGGGGGCGCGCGTGACGCTGGTGGCGCGCCCGGGCGGCCGCGCGGGCGGCCCGCCCGGCCTGCAGGCGCGCGACGGCGACCTGCTGCGCGAGGGCAAGACCGTGGTCGAATGCGACCTGAAGGCGGCCGGCGCGCGCGAGGCGATGCTCGACCGGATCGCGCGCGCCGACGTGCTGATCGAGGGCTACCGGCCCGGCGTGATGGAGCGGCTCGGCCTCGGGCCGCACGCCTGCGCCGCGCGCCGGCCGTCGCTCGTCTATGCGCGCATGACGGGCTGGGGCCAGCACGGGCCGCTCGCCGGGCGCGCCGGCCACGATCTCAACTACGTCGCGCTGACCGGGCTGCTCGCGCTGGCCGTCAAGCCGGGCCAGATGCCGGTGATCCCGCCCACCGTGGTCGGCGACGCGGGCGGCGCGCTCGGCCTGGCGTTCGGCATCGTCAGCGCGCTGCTGGCCGCGCGCGCCAGCGGGCGCGGCCGCGTGGTGGACGGTGCGATCGTCGATGTGGTCGCGATGCTCGGCGCGCTCGCGCTGTGGGCGCGCGAGCACGGGCAGCTCGGCGGGCCGGATGGCGCGAGCCTGTTCCACGACGCGCCGTTCTATGCCGTCTACCGCTGCGCGGACGGCGCGTGGATCAGCGTGGCCGCGCTGGAGCCGGCGTTCTACCGCCGCTTCGTGGCGGGCTTCGGGCTCGACGGCATCGATCCCGAGGCGCAGTACGCTCGCGAGACCTGGCCCGCGCTGAAGACGCGCTTCGCCGCGCATTTCGCGAGCGCGCCGGCGGCGTTCTGGTGCGAGCGCTTCGCGGATGCCGACGCGTGCGTGGCGCCGGTGCTCGATTTCGAGGCGGCCGCGCGGCACCCGCACAACCGCGCGCGCGGCGTGCATGCTTTGACCCCGGACGGGGCGCTGCGGGTCAAGGTGGCGCCGCGCTTCACCTGGCTCGATGACGAGCCGGCCGCCTGCGGCGAATGA
- a CDS encoding PaaI family thioesterase, with the protein MTDIVDHARGALLAQPFSILLGTELMTMGGDEVALCLPIRDDLRQQHGFVHGGVISYLADNALTFAGALALGPRVVTGEYKINYLRPATHGRLIARAKLLYGGKNQATCQCHVFVAVGKDERLVAVAQGTVNRLGEARADEVQASAA; encoded by the coding sequence ATGACGGATATCGTGGACCACGCGCGCGGCGCGCTGCTCGCCCAGCCGTTCAGCATCTTGCTCGGCACCGAACTCATGACGATGGGCGGCGACGAAGTCGCGCTCTGCCTGCCGATTCGCGACGATCTGCGGCAGCAGCACGGCTTCGTGCACGGCGGCGTGATCAGCTATCTCGCCGACAATGCGCTGACCTTCGCGGGCGCGCTCGCGCTCGGCCCGCGCGTCGTCACCGGCGAATACAAGATCAACTACCTGCGCCCGGCGACGCACGGCCGCCTGATCGCGCGCGCCAAGCTGCTGTACGGCGGCAAGAACCAGGCCACCTGCCAGTGCCACGTGTTCGTGGCGGTCGGCAAGGACGAGCGCCTCGTCGCGGTCGCGCAGGGCACCGTCAACCGGCTCGGCGAGGCGCGCGCCGACGAGGTGCAGGCCTCGGCGGCCTGA
- a CDS encoding AGE family epimerase/isomerase encodes MSATRPASVQAAELRRHFAEILLPLWRGPGFDTAIGLPFEALSADTHAPLPVTRYRAMACARQLFVFADAGELAHAQTLFDALCRHFRDPRHGGWFYSVDARGAPLDRSKDLYTHAFVVFACAAYFAASGNGDARKVAEHTAALIEDRFAPAAGDACLDAARAEDFARLDGGGPLQNPLMHLTEAWLAAGAAFGDAAFDAALLRTARAVEQRFVDPATGCVAELALGTPGNRVEPGHQFEWFYLVSAAGRRLASTGLADALERAYRFAERHGVDPATGGVCAAVDGHGACLDATQRIWAQTEYLRALATRGEHAGSPALATQIERFAARFLHPRGWFECKTAAGEVSRADLPSTTPYHLATAYAALPAGA; translated from the coding sequence ATGTCCGCTACCCGTCCCGCTTCCGTCCAGGCTGCCGAACTGCGCCGGCATTTCGCGGAAATCCTGCTGCCGCTGTGGCGAGGCCCCGGTTTCGACACGGCAATCGGACTGCCGTTCGAAGCGCTGAGCGCCGACACGCATGCGCCGCTGCCCGTCACGCGCTATCGGGCCATGGCCTGCGCGCGGCAATTGTTCGTGTTCGCCGACGCCGGCGAGCTGGCGCACGCGCAGACGCTGTTTGACGCATTGTGCCGCCATTTCCGCGATCCGCGGCACGGCGGCTGGTTCTACAGCGTCGATGCGCGCGGCGCGCCGCTCGATCGCAGCAAGGATCTGTACACCCACGCGTTCGTCGTGTTCGCCTGCGCGGCGTACTTCGCCGCGTCCGGCAACGGCGACGCGCGCAAGGTGGCCGAGCACACCGCCGCGCTGATCGAGGACCGCTTCGCGCCGGCCGCCGGCGACGCCTGCCTCGACGCGGCGCGCGCCGAGGATTTCGCGCGCCTCGATGGCGGCGGCCCGCTGCAGAATCCGCTGATGCACCTGACCGAGGCATGGCTCGCGGCCGGCGCGGCGTTCGGCGACGCCGCGTTCGACGCCGCGCTGCTGCGCACGGCGCGCGCCGTCGAGCAGCGCTTCGTCGATCCGGCCACCGGCTGCGTCGCCGAGCTGGCGCTGGGCACGCCCGGCAACCGCGTCGAGCCGGGCCACCAGTTCGAGTGGTTCTATCTCGTCAGTGCGGCGGGCCGGCGGCTCGCGTCGACCGGCCTCGCCGACGCGCTGGAACGCGCCTACCGGTTCGCCGAGCGGCATGGCGTCGATCCGGCCACGGGCGGCGTGTGCGCGGCCGTCGACGGGCACGGCGCCTGCCTCGACGCGACGCAGCGGATCTGGGCGCAGACCGAATATCTGCGTGCGCTCGCCACGCGCGGCGAGCACGCCGGCTCGCCCGCGCTCGCCACGCAGATCGAGCGCTTCGCGGCGCGCTTCCTGCACCCGCGCGGCTGGTTCGAATGCAAGACCGCGGCCGGCGAGGTCTCGCGTGCCGACCTGCCGTCCACCACGCCGTATCATCTCGCGACCGCCTACGCCGCGCTGCCCGCCGGCGCCTGA
- a CDS encoding MgtC/SapB family protein produces the protein MLNNVELILRLLLAAVLGSVIGFERERLSWAAGLRTHMLVCVGSALIMIVSAFGFADVLGRPQVVLDPSRIAAQVVSGIGFLGAGSILMRGEIVRGLTTAASLWSVAAVGLAVGGGLYVAAVAATVIVLVILAGIKPLERRYITVRQRRHMLLLVDRGSMTFSSLHAALGTDAARVKQFVVQQSEEQPDCDDVTISLARVSSVEYERICARLRQLPGVQTFKEQEGVASAE, from the coding sequence ATGCTCAACAACGTCGAACTCATCTTGCGGCTGCTGCTCGCGGCCGTGCTCGGCAGCGTAATCGGTTTCGAGCGGGAGCGTTTGTCATGGGCGGCCGGCCTGCGCACGCACATGCTCGTCTGCGTCGGCTCGGCGCTGATCATGATCGTTTCCGCGTTCGGCTTCGCCGACGTGCTCGGCAGGCCCCAGGTGGTGCTCGATCCGTCGCGGATCGCGGCGCAGGTGGTGTCCGGCATCGGCTTTCTCGGCGCCGGCTCGATCCTGATGCGCGGCGAGATCGTGCGCGGGCTGACCACGGCCGCGAGCCTGTGGTCGGTCGCGGCGGTCGGGCTCGCCGTCGGCGGCGGGCTCTACGTGGCGGCGGTCGCGGCCACCGTGATCGTGCTGGTGATCCTGGCCGGCATCAAGCCGCTCGAGCGGCGCTACATCACCGTGCGCCAGCGTCGGCACATGCTGCTGCTCGTCGATCGCGGCTCGATGACGTTCAGCTCGCTGCATGCGGCGCTCGGCACCGACGCCGCGCGCGTCAAGCAGTTCGTCGTCCAGCAGAGCGAGGAGCAGCCCGACTGCGACGACGTGACGATCTCGCTGGCGCGCGTTTCGTCGGTCGAGTACGAGCGGATCTGCGCGCGGCTGCGCCAGCTGCCCGGCGTGCAGACGTTCAAGGAGCAGGAGGGCGTGGCGAGCGCCGAATGA
- a CDS encoding heavy metal translocating P-type ATPase: protein MTDLSNPAPHQTTELRIEGMTCGGCARRVERTLAQIPGVATAQVDLEAKTASVTCLPDVDAKTLAEAVTAAGYPARVLPRHDASGTPPAPQPTTSPESPVGSDAGPATHVLAVRVGGMTCGGCARRVEQALAGVNGVVHARVDLGAATATVEADHEVGAQTLIDAVAAAGYRAEPAHAVPSAAAARASEAAAPVAVAFAPQPTPRAKPAVDAAPAASDAPASPTTAIELDIGGMTCASCSNRVEKALAQVPGVSSATVNLATERASVSAAASVSAAQLVAAVEKAGYRAAPTAHSAPAACAPHARPSAESRKAAEAHRDLMLLIGSALLTVPLVAPMLAAPFGVSATLPAWLELALAAVVQFGFGARFYRAAWHALRARAGNMDLLVALGTSAAFGLSLWQLLRAPGHAEHLYFEAAAVIVTLVRFGKWLEARAKRQTTDAIRALNALRPERARIVEQGAEREVPLAQVQVGAIVAVRPGERFPVDGTILAGESHVDESLITGESLPVAKAPGDRVTAGAINAEGALTVETTAIGAETTLARIIRLVESAQAEKAPIQRLVDRVSAVFVPVILAIALVTLAGWLLAGADTETAILDAVAVLVIACPCALGLATPAAIMAGTGVAARHGVLIQDALALELAQRAAVVAFDKTGTLTEGKPAVTAFDALGLARGEALAIAAAVQRQSDHPLARAMVAAFEREAPAGAAALPVAEARAVAGRGVEARVGAAGHATRYAIGSARWLAELAIEMPAGAKARAAELEAAGNTVSWLMRLDAPQAVLALIAFGDTVKPGARDAIGQLHALGIRTALVTGDNRGSAAAVARTLGIDEVHAQVLPDDKARVIGDLKATSRGVVAMVGDGINDAPALAAADIGMAMATGTDVAMQSAGITLMRGDPALVAAAIDISRRTYRKIRQNLFWAFVYNLVGVPLAAFGLLNPMIAGAAMAFSSVSVVTNALLLKTWKAGTR from the coding sequence ATGACTGATCTGTCCAATCCCGCGCCCCACCAGACAACCGAGTTGCGCATCGAGGGCATGACCTGCGGCGGCTGCGCGCGCCGTGTCGAACGCACGCTCGCGCAGATTCCCGGCGTCGCGACGGCGCAAGTCGATCTCGAGGCCAAGACGGCAAGCGTGACCTGCCTGCCCGACGTCGATGCGAAGACGCTCGCCGAGGCGGTCACGGCAGCCGGTTACCCGGCGCGCGTCCTGCCGCGGCACGATGCCTCCGGCACGCCGCCCGCGCCGCAGCCCACGACATCGCCCGAATCGCCCGTGGGGTCCGACGCCGGGCCCGCGACGCACGTCCTTGCCGTGCGCGTCGGCGGCATGACCTGCGGCGGCTGCGCGCGACGCGTCGAGCAGGCCCTGGCCGGCGTGAACGGCGTCGTGCACGCGCGCGTCGATCTGGGCGCCGCGACGGCCACCGTCGAAGCGGACCATGAGGTCGGCGCGCAAACGCTGATCGACGCCGTGGCGGCCGCGGGGTATCGCGCCGAGCCCGCCCACGCCGTGCCATCCGCCGCGGCGGCGCGCGCGTCCGAGGCCGCCGCGCCGGTTGCCGTGGCGTTCGCGCCGCAGCCGACGCCGCGCGCCAAGCCGGCCGTGGACGCGGCGCCCGCCGCAAGTGATGCGCCGGCTTCGCCGACCACGGCGATCGAACTCGACATCGGCGGCATGACCTGCGCCTCGTGCTCGAACCGCGTCGAAAAGGCGCTCGCGCAAGTGCCCGGCGTGTCGAGTGCCACCGTCAATCTCGCCACCGAACGCGCGAGCGTGAGCGCCGCTGCCTCCGTTTCGGCCGCGCAGCTCGTCGCGGCCGTCGAGAAGGCCGGCTATCGCGCCGCCCCCACCGCCCATTCGGCGCCGGCCGCCTGCGCGCCCCACGCCCGCCCGAGCGCCGAATCGCGCAAAGCCGCCGAAGCGCACCGCGACCTGATGCTGCTGATCGGCTCGGCGCTCCTGACCGTGCCGCTCGTCGCGCCGATGCTGGCGGCACCGTTCGGCGTCTCGGCAACGCTGCCGGCGTGGCTCGAACTCGCGCTCGCGGCGGTGGTGCAGTTCGGTTTCGGCGCGCGCTTCTATCGCGCCGCGTGGCACGCGCTGCGCGCGCGCGCCGGCAACATGGACCTGCTCGTCGCGCTCGGCACCTCGGCCGCGTTCGGCCTGAGCCTGTGGCAGCTGCTGCGCGCGCCGGGCCACGCCGAGCATCTGTACTTCGAGGCGGCGGCCGTGATCGTCACGCTGGTGCGCTTCGGCAAATGGCTGGAGGCGCGCGCCAAGCGCCAGACCACCGACGCCATCCGCGCGCTCAACGCGCTGCGCCCCGAGCGGGCGCGCATCGTCGAACAAGGCGCCGAGCGCGAGGTGCCGCTCGCGCAGGTGCAGGTCGGCGCGATCGTGGCGGTGCGCCCCGGCGAGCGCTTCCCGGTGGACGGCACGATCCTGGCCGGCGAGTCGCACGTCGACGAATCGCTGATCACGGGCGAAAGCCTGCCGGTGGCGAAAGCGCCCGGCGACCGCGTGACGGCTGGTGCGATCAATGCGGAAGGCGCGCTGACGGTCGAGACCACCGCGATCGGCGCCGAGACCACGCTCGCGCGCATCATCCGGCTGGTCGAATCGGCGCAGGCCGAGAAGGCGCCGATCCAGCGCCTCGTCGATCGCGTCAGCGCGGTGTTCGTGCCGGTCATTCTGGCGATTGCGCTGGTCACGCTGGCGGGCTGGCTGCTGGCCGGCGCGGACACCGAAACGGCGATCCTCGACGCGGTGGCGGTACTCGTGATCGCCTGCCCCTGCGCGCTCGGCCTCGCCACGCCGGCCGCGATCATGGCCGGCACCGGCGTGGCCGCGCGGCACGGCGTGCTGATCCAGGACGCGCTTGCGCTGGAACTCGCGCAGCGCGCCGCCGTGGTCGCCTTCGACAAGACCGGCACGCTCACCGAAGGCAAGCCGGCGGTGACGGCGTTCGACGCGCTCGGCCTCGCGCGCGGCGAGGCGCTCGCGATCGCCGCCGCCGTGCAGCGGCAGAGCGACCATCCGCTCGCGCGCGCGATGGTGGCCGCGTTCGAGCGCGAGGCGCCCGCCGGCGCGGCCGCGCTGCCGGTGGCCGAGGCGCGCGCAGTGGCCGGGCGCGGCGTCGAGGCCCGCGTCGGCGCGGCGGGCCACGCCACGCGTTATGCGATCGGCAGCGCGCGCTGGCTGGCGGAGCTCGCCATCGAGATGCCGGCCGGCGCCAAGGCCCGCGCGGCCGAACTCGAGGCGGCCGGCAACACGGTGTCCTGGCTGATGCGGCTCGACGCACCGCAGGCGGTGCTCGCGCTGATCGCCTTCGGCGATACCGTGAAGCCGGGCGCGCGCGACGCGATCGGGCAGTTGCACGCGCTCGGCATCCGTACCGCGCTCGTGACCGGCGACAACCGCGGCAGCGCGGCAGCGGTCGCGCGCACGCTCGGCATCGACGAAGTCCACGCACAGGTGCTGCCCGACGACAAGGCGCGCGTGATCGGCGACCTGAAGGCGACCAGCCGCGGCGTGGTGGCGATGGTCGGCGACGGCATCAACGACGCGCCCGCGCTGGCCGCCGCCGACATCGGCATGGCCATGGCGACCGGCACCGACGTGGCGATGCAGTCGGCCGGCATCACGCTGATGCGCGGCGACCCGGCGCTCGTCGCGGCCGCGATCGACATCTCGCGCCGCACCTACCGGAAGATCCGGCAGAACCTGTTCTGGGCCTTCGTCTACAACCTGGTGGGCGTGCCGCTCGCGGCGTTCGGGCTGCTCAATCCGATGATCGCCGGCGCGGCCATGGCGTTTTCGAGCGTGAGTGTCGTCACGAACGCGCTGCTGCTGAAAACCTGGAAGGCCGGCACGCGATGA
- a CDS encoding DOPA 4,5-dioxygenase family protein codes for MPFLDPAGITSWHAHVYFDAACRDAAWALREAIEAHLGPLVLIGRFHERPVGPHPRWSYQLEFDHRQLAAVAGWLALNHGALDVFVHPNTGDALRDHRDSALWIGQSHALNLDALR; via the coding sequence ATGCCTTTTCTCGACCCCGCCGGCATCACGAGCTGGCACGCGCACGTCTATTTCGATGCCGCCTGCCGCGACGCCGCCTGGGCGCTGCGCGAGGCGATCGAAGCGCATCTCGGCCCGCTGGTGCTAATCGGCCGCTTCCACGAGCGGCCGGTCGGCCCGCATCCGAGGTGGTCGTATCAGCTCGAATTCGACCACCGACAACTCGCGGCGGTGGCCGGCTGGCTGGCGCTGAATCACGGCGCGCTCGACGTGTTCGTGCATCCGAATACCGGCGACGCGCTGCGCGACCACCGCGATTCGGCGCTCTGGATCGGGCAATCGCACGCGCTGAATCTCGATGCGCTGCGCTGA
- a CDS encoding DUF1254 domain-containing protein, whose translation MTTLLPFSAVRPCAAMAVAWVTVLAGCASPPQPEVVARQTGWMRSEVADSYVYAYPLVMMDLARQAAAGGDGAAPVPVNTLSGGVALPPPGATNPPLPGVDTLDSAGWLDVAAEPVLVTLPDTHGRYLDARVLDMWTNVVWSTGADPKPRSGSAREQTIAFVGPDFHGTLPDGVKRVDLPAHEAWIGVRIRTSGGRDLNEARRWQRAVRIVPLSAFAARPARAERASRAQAALDETAANAAATSATTAARVAALDAKAFFSRFAAALRENPPVQPDAHVDQVLDEIGVKAGSEVDWTDERLAAATRGVEDARARLAVPPSNLLAADGWRWLGGDAGHYGQDYALRAYVAATRFGAGAREDETVAVVTVDGDGKPLDGANRYVLHFAPRALPPVRAFWSLTPYTADGALPEVGRGRRAIGSFDRLRRNRDGSVDVVVAAASPGRAHAANWLPVPRADFQLVLRLYAPKAEATDGSWQPPAAQRR comes from the coding sequence ATGACAACCCTTCTCCCGTTTTCCGCTGTTCGTCCGTGCGCCGCGATGGCGGTCGCCTGGGTCACCGTGCTCGCCGGTTGCGCCTCGCCGCCGCAACCGGAGGTCGTCGCCCGCCAGACCGGCTGGATGCGCAGCGAGGTGGCCGATTCCTATGTCTATGCCTATCCGCTCGTGATGATGGATCTCGCGCGGCAAGCCGCGGCCGGCGGCGACGGCGCGGCGCCCGTGCCCGTCAACACGCTGAGCGGCGGCGTCGCGCTGCCGCCGCCCGGCGCCACGAACCCGCCGCTGCCGGGCGTCGACACGCTCGACTCGGCGGGCTGGCTCGACGTGGCTGCCGAGCCCGTGCTGGTCACGCTGCCGGATACGCACGGGCGCTATCTGGACGCGCGCGTGCTGGACATGTGGACCAACGTCGTCTGGTCCACCGGGGCCGACCCCAAGCCGCGCAGCGGCTCGGCTCGGGAGCAAACGATTGCCTTCGTCGGCCCCGATTTCCACGGCACGCTGCCGGACGGCGTCAAGCGGGTCGACCTGCCGGCGCACGAGGCCTGGATCGGCGTGCGGATCCGCACCAGCGGCGGCCGCGACCTGAACGAGGCGCGCCGCTGGCAGCGCGCGGTGCGGATCGTGCCGCTGTCGGCGTTCGCGGCGCGCCCCGCGCGCGCGGAGCGCGCCAGCCGCGCGCAGGCGGCGCTCGACGAAACGGCGGCCAACGCCGCCGCGACCTCGGCGACGACCGCCGCGCGCGTCGCGGCGCTCGACGCCAAGGCGTTCTTCTCGCGTTTCGCGGCCGCGTTGCGCGAGAACCCGCCGGTGCAGCCGGACGCGCATGTCGACCAGGTGCTCGACGAGATCGGCGTGAAGGCGGGCAGCGAGGTGGATTGGACCGACGAACGCCTCGCCGCCGCGACGCGCGGCGTCGAGGATGCGCGCGCGCGGCTCGCCGTGCCGCCGTCGAATCTGCTCGCGGCCGACGGCTGGCGCTGGCTCGGCGGCGACGCCGGCCATTACGGGCAGGATTACGCGCTGCGCGCCTACGTGGCGGCCACGCGTTTCGGCGCCGGCGCGCGCGAGGACGAAACCGTCGCCGTGGTGACGGTGGACGGCGACGGCAAGCCGCTCGACGGCGCCAATCGCTACGTGCTGCATTTCGCGCCGCGCGCGCTGCCGCCGGTGCGCGCGTTCTGGTCGCTGACGCCCTACACGGCCGACGGCGCGCTGCCCGAGGTGGGCCGCGGACGGCGCGCGATCGGCAGCTTCGACCGGCTGCGGCGCAATCGCGACGGTTCGGTGGATGTCGTCGTGGCGGCGGCCTCGCCGGGCCGGGCTCATGCGGCGAACTGGCTGCCCGTGCCGCGCGCCGATTTCCAACTGGTGCTGCGCCTGTACGCGCCGAAGGCCGAGGCCACCGACGGCTCTTGGCAGCCGCCGGCTGCGCAGCGGCGCTGA